A segment of the Cohnella algarum genome:
TGCTGCTGGAAAACGTCGATCCGCCTTCGCTCATCGGGTCGCTCGTCGGTCTCGGCATCATGGGCGCCGCCTGGACGCAGCTCGGCCTTCCGTTCGACTGGTACGATCCGCTCGTGCTCATCGTCATGGTCGTCGGCTCGGTCCTCATCTATATGGGCATTTACGTCGCGCTTGCCGCGATCTCGTTCTACTCCGACGCCCCGACGGGCATCGTGCCGCTGATGTTCAACATTCAGAACTACGGCCGCTACCCGGTGCAGATTTACAACAAGGGAATCCGGTTTTTGCTGACGTGGGTGCTTCCGTTCGCGTTCGTCGGCGTGTATCCGGCGGAGTTTTTCCTGGGGCGGGCTTCCGGGGACGGGCTCATGCCCTGGCTGACGCCGGCGATGGGCGTCATTTTCGCCGGGATCGGCGTGCTCGTGTGGAACCACGGGATCAAGCGCTATCGCGGCGCGGGGTCGTGAGCCGAGGAGTTGGCGAAATAAATCGAAACGCGAGCGGATAACGGTCGCGCATGGCTGGGTTCTCGTATAATTTCAATAAAACTTGCCGGCGCTGCTGCCCAGGCGGTAAGAGGTGATCCGTTTTGTTCCGGAGGCGGGTTCCAGCAAGTTCAGCTCGGCCAGTCTGGCAAGCGACCTTCTGGCGAATTTTTCGCCGATGTTCAAAGCCGAGCAAACTTCCGGCAGACGGAACGTGCGCTCGAGTTTGATTGCAAACCACATGATGTCCCGCTCGACGGGGGTCATTTTCGCCGGTTGTCCCGCATTACCACTCGCCGAACATTTGAATCACGGTCTGTCGGCAATAGGCAGGAGAGTCCTTGATGTCGTCCGACGAAAACCGCAGCATTTTCCACCCGTTCAATAGGAGGAAGTTTTGCTTTTTCCGTTCTTCGGAAAATTGCCGCCGGTCCATTTCGCGGGCATGGGCGTTGAAGCCGTCCATTTCGAGAGCGATCTTGTGAGGCGCGCGCAAATAGGCGAAATCGAGAAAGCGGATTGCCCCCCGATCATCGATGATTTCAAATTCCGGATGCAAATGCTCGAAATTCCCGACCGCAGGCCACCAGATTTCGCTTAGAAACAGCTTTTCTAAGTAACCGTGTCCTTCCCTCAATCTTCGCAGGGATTCGCCTTTCCTCGTTTGCTGCCGATCCTCCATCCACTTTGCGTAAGCGGCATCGAAATTCATCGTCTTTTTCCCTTTTGCACAGAAACGCAAAAAGCCGCCCTACCCTTGAACCCAAGGAATAGTGCGGCGTTCTTCGCTCGCTGTGATCATGTTGATTCGATTATACCGCATGTCGGGCGTTCTTGCCATTCGGCGGCGGGATTTGGTAAGATATCGGAAATTGTTTTTCGGAGGAGCGATTCGCCGTGTCTCAGGTACAAATCGGACAACCCGTGCCGGATTTCGAGCTTCCGTCTTCGGAAGGCGGAACGATTCGGTTAAGCCAATTTCGCGGCCGGAAGGTCGTTCTCTACTTTTATCCCAAGGACATGACCCCGACCTGCACGCAGGAATCGTGCGATTTTCGCGATGCCAACGCTTTGTTCGGGGAAGCGAACGCCGTCGTGCTCGGGATCAGCCCGGACGATGCGAAGTCGCACGCGAAGTTTATCGCGAAGCACCAGCTGACGTTTCCGCTGCTGGCGGACGTGGATCGCAAAGTGGCGGAAATGTTCGGCGTCTGGCAGGAGAAGAAAATGTACGGCCGAACGTATATGGGCATCGTGCGTTCCACCTTCCTGATCGACGAGCGGGGGATTCTGGCGCAGGAATGGCGAAATGTCAGGGTAAAAGGCCACATCGACGCGGTGTTGGCGGCCGTTCGCGCGCAGCAGCCCGGATAATAAAGGCTTCGCAGGAACGGTTCCGCGTTCGCCGGCCGCCGCCGGGTCCCCGTCCGTTATGCGCGGGGGCCGTGCGCTTCTTCGATTTGCCGCTGCGTCCTAACCGGCGCAAACAGGCTGCTGTCATCGCCCATTCTCTTCGATTCCCTTCGATTCATCTGCCGGGAAAATAGCAAATGTTGCGGTCATTCGCCGCAATTTTCGCAACGACATGCCCGATCGATTTTATTAAGATAAATAAATGCGGGCTGAGCGAGCCTATGGAGGCTTCCGTCTCCGGCGCCTGGATTCGAATTCGGAAACGGAGTGGACGAAATGGAATGGATCATCGATATCGAGGGCGTAACATGGATTCAGGGGAAAAGGACATTGTTAAACGACGTCAGCTGGCGCGTCCGCCGCAATGAGCATTGGGCGCTGCTCGGTCTCAACGGATCCGGCAAAACGACCCTGCTCAATATGATCAACGGTTATTTCTGGCCGACCAAGGGGAAGGTGACCGTCTTGGGCCGCCGGTTCGGGGAAGTCGACTTGCGGGAGCTGCGGCAGTCGATCGGCTGGGTCAGCTCGTCTCTGCAGGAAAAGCTTTACGGAAGCGACCGGACGCAGCTTGTCGTCATCAGCGGCAAATTCGCTTCGATCGGACTCTACGAGAAGCCGTCGCCCGAGGATTTCGTCCGGGCGGAGCGGCTCATGGCGAAGCTCGGCTGCTCTCACCTGTGGGACCGCGAGTATCGGACGTGCTCGCAGGGCGAGAAACAAAAGCTGCTCATCGCCCGGGCGCTCATGGCCGAGCCGAAGCTGCTGATCCTGGACGAGCCGTGCAACGGGCTCGATCTGTTCTCGCGGGAGCGCCTGCTCGCCAGCATTGGGGATCTGACGCGGCAGGAGAACATGCCGACGCTCATTTACGTGACCCACCATACGGAGGAGATTTTGCCGGCATTCGGCCATACGCTGCTGCTTCGTCGGGGCGAAGCGTTTCGCCAGGGCGCAACGCGCGAAGTCATGAATTCGGAGACGCTGAGCGATTTTTTTGAAGCGCCGGTCATCGCGGAGCGCCACAACGGGCGGTTCTACGTGCGGCTGGCGGAAGGGAACGCGGTCGATTGGAACGAGTGAAAACGAAACGGCACGACGCCGACCAAGCCTCCATGCGGGCCGCTTCCCGCATGGAGGCTTGTTTTTTGCGGAAGGACCAAGCCTGGATAAAAAGAGGCGGAAAATGGGCAGCGAACCGGGGGTAAACCTGTTGACAAGGACAAATCGTTCATGTTAACTTAAACGTGTAAGTAGCTTAAACGGTTAAGTTAAAGGAGATGAACGAATTGCGGAAAAAGCAATGGGGGAAAGCGGTTTTGCTGGCTATCGTTCTGGCGATTGCCGCCGCTTGCGGAAACGCGGGCCATTCGCAGGTCGAGCCGGGAAGCGGAAACGGCAGCGCGAACGCGACCGGCAGTTTAAGCGGAAAAGCAAACGGAAACGCAAACGGAAACGCAAACGGAGACGGAACCGGGAACGGAAAAGGAAACCCGGGCGACAACCCGAACTCGTCGACCGCTTCGCCGAATTCTGTAAGCGCTGACATCGAGCCGGAGGACGGGGCGTCCCTGGTCGTCTGGGAGTCGGACGGCAACGAGCGGAAGTTTCTCGAGGAAATCGGTAGGCAGTACGAGGAACTGTACGGCGTAAAGGTCAAGGTCGAGACGGTGCCGTCCATCGATACGGTCGGCAAGCTGATGACGGACGGCCCGGCGGGGCTTGGGGCCGACGTGTTTTCGGCGCCGCACGATTCCATCGGCAAAGCGGTCAGCGCGGGGCTGATGCTGGCGAACGACCGGACGACCGAGGATTTGGCGAAAAACGCGATTCCGTCGGTTGTAAGCGCTATTACGTACGACGGCGTCACCTACGGCTATCCGATGTCGGCCGACACGTACGCGCTCTATTACAACAAAGCGCTGATGCCGAAAGGGCCGGAAACGTTCGAAGAGCTGCTCGAATTCGGCAAAACGTTCACCGACCCGTCCGCCAAAAAATACGCCCTCGCCTGGGACGTCGCGCAAATTTATCTCGTTCACGCGTTCATCGCCGGATACGGGGGCTACATTTTCGGCCAGGACGGCACCGATCCGGCCGATATCGGCCTGAACAACGAAGGCGCGGTCGAAGGCGCGACATTCGCCCGGACGCTGAAGGCGCTGTTCCCGCTGAACACGGCGGACATCAACAGCAATGTCATCGCGGGCCTGTTCCAGGAAGGCAACGCGGCGGCGATGATCGAGGGCACGTGGCAAATGGCCAATCTCGCGAACGCCGGCGTCGATTTCGGCGTCGTGCCGCTCCCGCTGCTGCCGAACGGCGAACACCCGAAAAGCCTGATCAGCGTGCGCTCGCTGTTCGTCAACTCGTACACCCGCTATCCGAACGCCGCGAAGCTGTTCGCGGAGCTGGCGACGAACAAGGAAAACGCCAAGCTGCGCTACGAGATGACCGCCCAACTGCCGACGCGTCAGGATCTGATGAACGATCCCGTCGTCACGGGGAACCCGGACGTCGCCGCGTTTATGACTCAAATGCAGCATGCCGTGCCGCTCGCCGCCATTCCGGAAACGGCGACCGTATGGGTGCCGTCCTACGCCGCGCTGTCGACGATCTGGAACGACGACAAGACGGATGTCAAGCAAGCTTTGGATCACATGGTGAGCCAAATGAAAACGGCGATGGAAACGAACCCATGAAAAGCAACGTTACGACGATGGCGAACCGGCCTCTTTCCCGTCCCTGGACGGCGGCGGTTCTGTCCGCGGCCTGCGCGGGAGGCGGACAGCTGCTGAACCGCCAGTATGCGAAGGGAGCTCTGTTTTTAAGCGTTTATGCGATCGGGGTCGCGTTCATCCTGCCGCGGCTGTACGAAGCCATTCGCGGCCTGATCACGCTGGGCGACGAGCCGACCCGGATCGTGAACGGCGCGCTCGTCAAAGGCGATCACTCGATATTCATGATGATCGACGGGCTGATCGCGCTATTCGTCGCCGCGGGGCTGGTCTGGCTTCACGTCCTGAACGCGGTCGACGC
Coding sequences within it:
- a CDS encoding ABC transporter ATP-binding protein, giving the protein MEWIIDIEGVTWIQGKRTLLNDVSWRVRRNEHWALLGLNGSGKTTLLNMINGYFWPTKGKVTVLGRRFGEVDLRELRQSIGWVSSSLQEKLYGSDRTQLVVISGKFASIGLYEKPSPEDFVRAERLMAKLGCSHLWDREYRTCSQGEKQKLLIARALMAEPKLLILDEPCNGLDLFSRERLLASIGDLTRQENMPTLIYVTHHTEEILPAFGHTLLLRRGEAFRQGATREVMNSETLSDFFEAPVIAERHNGRFYVRLAEGNAVDWNE
- a CDS encoding ABC transporter permease; translation: MKIGHTLSLFREYLANYFKTKMTYRADFWVEVVSDLMFSAMNLIFIFVVFQHTPSLGDWSQAEVVFVYGYFMIPYGVFGAFVNLWNFSERYIVKGEMDRILTRPAGSLTQVLLENVDPPSLIGSLVGLGIMGAAWTQLGLPFDWYDPLVLIVMVVGSVLIYMGIYVALAAISFYSDAPTGIVPLMFNIQNYGRYPVQIYNKGIRFLLTWVLPFAFVGVYPAEFFLGRASGDGLMPWLTPAMGVIFAGIGVLVWNHGIKRYRGAGS
- a CDS encoding maltose ABC transporter substrate-binding protein is translated as MRKKQWGKAVLLAIVLAIAAACGNAGHSQVEPGSGNGSANATGSLSGKANGNANGNANGDGTGNGKGNPGDNPNSSTASPNSVSADIEPEDGASLVVWESDGNERKFLEEIGRQYEELYGVKVKVETVPSIDTVGKLMTDGPAGLGADVFSAPHDSIGKAVSAGLMLANDRTTEDLAKNAIPSVVSAITYDGVTYGYPMSADTYALYYNKALMPKGPETFEELLEFGKTFTDPSAKKYALAWDVAQIYLVHAFIAGYGGYIFGQDGTDPADIGLNNEGAVEGATFARTLKALFPLNTADINSNVIAGLFQEGNAAAMIEGTWQMANLANAGVDFGVVPLPLLPNGEHPKSLISVRSLFVNSYTRYPNAAKLFAELATNKENAKLRYEMTAQLPTRQDLMNDPVVTGNPDVAAFMTQMQHAVPLAAIPETATVWVPSYAALSTIWNDDKTDVKQALDHMVSQMKTAMETNP
- the bcp gene encoding thioredoxin-dependent thiol peroxidase, encoding MSQVQIGQPVPDFELPSSEGGTIRLSQFRGRKVVLYFYPKDMTPTCTQESCDFRDANALFGEANAVVLGISPDDAKSHAKFIAKHQLTFPLLADVDRKVAEMFGVWQEKKMYGRTYMGIVRSTFLIDERGILAQEWRNVRVKGHIDAVLAAVRAQQPG